The Macrococcoides canis genome has a window encoding:
- the gdpS gene encoding GGDEF domain-containing protein GdpS has translation MIEAIIYNIAVTVSGIYLFHRIQFFEDREIVFKKPYITILMTIIAVLLMTYPITYKEIAFNLAFVPLLFLGRFTNFFYTFLSACLLVLVDIYLLGTSIQGALYLLIIATIVSMIGPFIKLQDIQAIQLLNLISILIIAVYAFITQTFLINEMILLVISSFILSLSSSVMFADIWRVQKMLSRFNKEHVVDYLTGLGNVRAFDRYLNIISRQSSEQKQSLSLLLIDIDDFKEVNDKFGHDAGDAVLKQMSQVLNNYVPVQSKIFRNGGEEFSVIFNDKSLNDTVKIAESIKNGVINSTFHLQNRETIHLTVTIGVGYIPKTEIKTHRKIFKEADEMLHAAKNQGADTIMFNPIIK, from the coding sequence ATGATTGAAGCAATTATCTATAATATCGCTGTAACCGTCAGCGGTATTTATCTTTTCCATAGAATTCAGTTTTTTGAAGATAGAGAAATCGTCTTCAAGAAACCTTACATCACGATATTGATGACCATTATCGCAGTCCTGTTGATGACCTATCCGATCACCTATAAAGAAATAGCATTCAACCTGGCATTTGTACCATTACTTTTTCTCGGTAGATTTACAAACTTTTTTTATACATTTTTAAGTGCATGTTTGCTTGTCCTTGTGGATATATATTTATTAGGAACTTCAATTCAGGGCGCACTCTACTTGCTGATTATCGCAACGATCGTGAGCATGATAGGCCCTTTTATCAAGCTGCAGGATATTCAGGCCATTCAACTCCTGAACTTGATCAGTATCCTGATTATCGCTGTATACGCGTTCATTACACAGACGTTCCTCATTAACGAGATGATACTTTTAGTCATTTCTAGTTTCATACTTTCATTAAGTTCGAGCGTCATGTTTGCGGATATATGGCGTGTACAGAAAATGCTGAGCCGCTTCAACAAGGAACATGTCGTGGATTATTTAACCGGTCTAGGCAATGTACGTGCATTTGACAGATATTTAAATATTATCAGTCGACAATCCTCAGAGCAGAAACAGTCACTCTCGCTTTTACTTATTGATATCGATGACTTTAAAGAGGTCAATGATAAGTTTGGACATGACGCTGGTGATGCTGTATTAAAGCAGATGTCACAAGTTCTGAACAACTATGTCCCTGTACAGTCTAAAATTTTCAGAAATGGCGGAGAAGAATTTTCGGTTATCTTTAATGATAAATCATTAAATGATACAGTAAAGATTGCAGAAAGTATAAAAAATGGTGTAATAAACTCTACTTTCCACCTACAAAACAGAGAGACGATTCACCTTACAGTAACGATCGGGGTCGGATACATCCCAAAAACTGAAATCAAGACACACCGTAAAATCTTTAAAGAGGCAGATGAAATGTTGCATGCTGCAAAAAATCAAGGTGCCGACACTATAATGTTCAATCCTATCATTAAGTAG
- a CDS encoding YitT family protein, with protein sequence MQLNRTIMDIFYTFIGSIIVGISYNLFLLPGRIAAGGISGLSTILNHLFQLDPSIVQFIFNLPIFIIGWFTLGRSFSLKTLIATFIVPLTIFLTQHIVQYGPKDALLASLYGGIVLGIGLGLVYRGNGSTGGTATLAQIVKKYSGLSSGYAQLIVDAFVVILSAFVFNFELALYALISIFVTSKVIDIVQLRTGDNKLVFVITSKQESVIDIIHNKIERGVTSVNAFGGFDRDGKTILFSVMEQKEAIYFKNLITEEEPDSFVIFINTSEIIGRGFSTAKIYRSK encoded by the coding sequence ATGCAATTAAACAGAACGATAATGGATATTTTCTATACTTTTATCGGGTCAATCATTGTAGGCATTAGCTACAATCTATTTTTATTACCAGGCAGGATTGCTGCAGGTGGAATTTCTGGTTTAAGTACGATACTTAATCACCTATTCCAATTAGACCCATCGATTGTGCAGTTTATCTTCAATTTACCTATTTTTATTATTGGTTGGTTTACATTAGGACGTTCATTCAGTCTCAAGACTTTAATTGCAACGTTCATCGTGCCGCTAACAATTTTTTTGACACAGCATATTGTGCAATATGGACCTAAAGATGCCTTATTAGCTTCACTTTATGGGGGTATCGTTCTTGGTATCGGCCTTGGACTAGTATATAGAGGAAATGGTTCTACAGGTGGTACAGCAACACTTGCTCAAATCGTCAAGAAGTATAGTGGTCTATCAAGTGGATATGCCCAGCTCATCGTCGATGCATTTGTCGTGATATTAAGTGCTTTCGTATTTAACTTCGAACTTGCATTATATGCATTAATTTCTATATTCGTTACAAGTAAAGTAATCGATATCGTTCAACTTCGAACAGGAGATAACAAACTTGTCTTTGTCATTACATCTAAACAAGAAAGCGTCATAGATATTATTCATAACAAGATTGAACGCGGAGTAACGTCAGTCAATGCATTTGGTGGATTTGACCGCGACGGGAAAACGATATTATTTTCTGTCATGGAACAAAAAGAAGCCATCTATTTTAAAAATCTGATAACTGAAGAAGAACCAGATTCTTTCGTAATCTTTATCAATACTTCAGAAATAATAGGAAGAGGATTCAGCACTGCGAAAATTTACCGTTCAAAATAG
- a CDS encoding glycosyltransferase family 4 protein, protein MLTLKLIIITALFSFILTPIIIRFSYFIGAVDKPNYRKVHTKPVSMLGGVVILCAFLVGMWIGQPVEKEIYPIIIGALLIQITGLIDDFIDLPAIVKLIAQIGVATIVVYHGITLDLITLPFGIVIEFGILSIPMTILWIVAVTNAINLVDGLDGLAVGVSGIALATIGFIAIIQQNIFIMMLCSVLIGALLGFLKYNFYPARIFLGDNGALMLGFIIGVLSLLGFKNITLISLFFPIIILAVPFIDMSFAMIRRYRQGKPIMQADKSHLHHKLLQLGYTHPQTVMLIYSIAALFSVASIILYLSSVWGAILIVLLLIITIELIVEFTGLIDDNHQPLLNFMRSIIKK, encoded by the coding sequence ATGCTCACATTAAAATTAATCATTATTACAGCATTATTCTCTTTTATACTTACACCTATAATTATCAGATTTTCATACTTCATTGGAGCTGTTGATAAACCTAATTACCGTAAAGTACATACAAAGCCGGTATCGATGCTCGGTGGAGTGGTAATACTATGTGCATTTCTGGTCGGTATGTGGATTGGACAGCCAGTTGAAAAAGAAATATATCCAATTATTATCGGTGCGTTGCTCATACAAATAACGGGTCTTATTGATGACTTCATTGACCTTCCGGCTATTGTTAAGCTCATTGCACAAATCGGGGTTGCAACAATTGTCGTCTATCACGGAATTACGTTAGACTTAATCACTTTACCATTCGGTATCGTAATCGAATTTGGTATATTAAGTATTCCGATGACGATATTATGGATTGTGGCTGTAACCAATGCAATCAATCTTGTAGATGGTCTGGACGGTCTTGCAGTAGGGGTGTCTGGTATCGCCTTGGCAACGATAGGGTTTATCGCCATCATACAGCAGAATATATTTATCATGATGCTTTGTAGTGTGCTCATCGGAGCACTACTCGGGTTTTTGAAATATAATTTTTATCCGGCACGCATCTTTCTTGGAGATAATGGAGCGTTAATGCTGGGGTTTATTATCGGGGTTCTTAGTCTGCTTGGGTTTAAGAACATCACGTTAATTTCTCTGTTTTTCCCAATTATTATCCTTGCAGTGCCGTTTATCGACATGTCATTTGCAATGATTCGTAGATATAGACAAGGTAAGCCGATTATGCAGGCGGATAAATCACATCTGCATCACAAATTACTGCAGCTAGGCTATACGCATCCTCAGACTGTGATGCTCATCTATTCAATTGCAGCATTGTTTAGTGTCGCTTCAATCATCCTGTATTTATCATCAGTGTGGGGTGCGATATTAATCGTTCTGCTGTTGATTATCACGATTGAATTAATTGTGGAGTTTACTGGATTAATAGATGATAACCATCAGCCATTACTCAATTTTATGCGCAGCATTATAAAGAAATAA
- a CDS encoding YigZ family protein, with protein sequence MKNFITIKQNIEQETIINKSRFITYLFKIESEAEAKAKIDEIKALHKDANHNCSAYTIGDSHQIQKANDDGEPSGTAGVPMLESLKKNDVHNVVAIVTRYFGGIKLGSGGLIRAYQGGVSEAIQQTGKVIYKNGMIIQVTLPYELSGKFEHAIDDKFIITNQTYTDKVIYDVQLVSEDKDEFFSFVTELTQGNPVIHVESELMLPFDIKNNI encoded by the coding sequence TTGAAAAACTTTATCACAATTAAGCAGAATATTGAACAAGAAACGATCATTAATAAATCGCGATTTATTACATATCTCTTTAAAATCGAAAGTGAAGCTGAAGCAAAGGCAAAGATCGATGAAATAAAAGCATTGCATAAAGATGCAAATCATAACTGCTCAGCTTATACAATTGGTGACAGCCATCAGATCCAAAAGGCGAATGATGATGGTGAACCTAGTGGTACCGCAGGAGTACCGATGTTAGAATCTTTAAAGAAAAATGACGTTCATAACGTTGTGGCCATTGTCACACGTTACTTTGGTGGCATCAAGCTTGGCAGTGGTGGTTTAATCCGTGCCTATCAGGGTGGCGTGTCTGAAGCGATCCAGCAGACTGGTAAAGTCATCTATAAGAACGGGATGATTATTCAGGTCACATTACCATACGAACTTTCCGGAAAGTTTGAACACGCTATCGATGACAAATTCATCATCACAAATCAAACCTATACGGATAAGGTCATATACGATGTACAACTTGTTTCTGAGGATAAAGATGAATTCTTCAGCTTTGTTACAGAACTCACGCAAGGCAACCCAGTCATTCACGTGGAATCTGAATTGATGCTTCCATTCGATATTAAAAATAACATCTAG
- a CDS encoding DegV family protein: protein MKTAIITDSTSYLSQEMIERYDIRIISLNVIFKDQVFVEAEYAAEQFYERMRSEKQLPTTSQPTTGEYIALLEQLKAEGYTDCIAIHLSSGISGTYQNAIAAGEMVEGINMYAFDSEIACMVAGMYTLRAAELKDTFSPEQIIEELKLIRANSKAYFLVDDLKNLQKGGRLNGAQAIIGSMLQVKPILHFEDKVIVPYDKVRTKKKAVQFVQDKIKQEVTAPATIVVIHANADDEAEAIMQHFKTHMPDVDVIKSYFGPVIGTHLGEKALGVGYVHHKFDIFQ, encoded by the coding sequence ATGAAAACGGCAATAATTACTGATTCAACGAGCTATCTTTCACAGGAAATGATTGAACGTTATGATATTCGCATCATTTCACTTAATGTCATATTCAAAGATCAAGTCTTTGTTGAAGCTGAATATGCAGCAGAGCAATTCTATGAGCGCATGCGTTCTGAGAAACAACTACCTACGACAAGTCAGCCGACGACAGGTGAATATATTGCATTATTAGAACAGCTGAAGGCAGAAGGATATACAGATTGTATTGCGATTCACTTATCAAGTGGTATCAGCGGAACGTATCAGAATGCGATTGCTGCAGGAGAAATGGTAGAAGGCATCAATATGTATGCCTTTGACAGTGAAATTGCATGTATGGTCGCAGGTATGTATACACTTCGTGCTGCAGAGCTCAAGGATACGTTCTCACCAGAACAGATTATCGAAGAATTAAAGCTGATAAGAGCAAATTCGAAAGCGTACTTTCTCGTTGATGATTTGAAGAACCTTCAAAAAGGTGGACGTCTTAACGGTGCACAAGCAATTATAGGAAGTATGCTGCAAGTAAAACCGATATTACATTTTGAAGATAAGGTCATCGTTCCTTATGATAAAGTGCGTACTAAGAAAAAAGCAGTGCAGTTCGTCCAGGATAAAATTAAGCAAGAGGTAACAGCGCCAGCTACGATTGTAGTCATACATGCCAATGCAGACGATGAAGCTGAGGCAATCATGCAGCATTTTAAAACGCATATGCCGGATGTAGATGTCATCAAAAGTTATTTCGGGCCTGTTATTGGTACACATCTCGGAGAAAAAGCACTGGGTGTTGGTTATGTACACCACAAATTTGATATTTTTCAGTAA